The window TTCCCGGTTCTATGGGGGAGACCTCGGTGGTGGCCTGCCTGCTGGGCGCGGCCTTGCTCCTGGTCTGCGGTATCGCCTCCTGGCGGATCATGGTCTCCATGCTCCTGGGCGGCCTGAGTCTGGCCCTGCTCTTCCAGTTTATCGCCTCCTCCTCCAACGCCCTGATCAACCTGCCCTTTTACTGGCACCCGGTACTGGGCGGCTTTGCCTTTGGCCTTATCTTTATGGCTACGGACCCGGTCACAGCTCCGCATACCAATATCGGTCGTTGGTGCTATGGCTTTTTCATCGGCGCCTTGTCCATCCTGATTCGGGTGATCAACCCGGCGTATCCTGAGGGGGTGATGCTGGCGATCCTGCTCGGTAACGTCTTTTCCCCGCTCTTTGACTACCCGGTCATCCAGGCCAATATCCGACAGAGGAGGCTCCGACATGGATAAGGAAACATCCACCGCTGCCTTTCGCGCCGTCATGGTCCTGGCCTTGGTCTGCTCTGTTCTGGTTGCCGGGGCTGCTGTGGGACTCAGGCCGCTCCAGGAGGCCAACCGCAAGCTTGATCGGAAGAAAAACATCCTCCGGGCAGCCGATCTTTATCAGGGCAAGGGTGATGTGGAGGAATTGTTTCAACAGGTGGAGACCAAGGTCGTTCGTCTGGCAGATGGCAGCTTTGTTCCGCCCGAGGAGATTGATCCTGCGGAATTTGACCAACTCGGCTCTCTCCAAAGCAAGGAGACCAGCAAAAAACTGGGCAAGGAAGAGGATAAGGCGGGACTGAATCGCCTGGAAAAATATTCTCTGGTCTATCTGGTGAAAAAGGACGGACAGCTGGACAAGGTGATCCTGCCCATTCGCGGCAAGGGCCTCTGGTCCACTCTGTACGGCTATCTGGCCCTGTCAGCGGATCTTTCCACCATCATCGGCATCACCTTTTATGAACACGGCGAGACCCCCGGCCTGGGCGGTGAGATAGAAAATCCTGACTGGCAGGCCGGTTGGCAGGGCAAACAGCTCTATGACTCCAATGACCCCAACGGACAACCTGCCCTTCAGGTTGTGAAAGGTCAGGGAAAAGGGCCACATCAGGTGGACGGGGTCTCCGGTGCCACCCTGACCATGAAAGGGGTCAATAACCTGATGCATTTCTGGTTCGGTGAGCACGGGTTCGGCCCGTTTCTGGAACGATTCAGGGGTGTTTCTAAAAAATAACCGCATACCCCGAAGGGGTTATATTTATCCAGCTCGGGGTAACACCCCGAGTAACCGATCTGAATGCGTTCCGCATTTATCCCCAGGGTGGTACCCTGGGCTGATGAAATACAGCCCCGTTGGGGCATGGTGATGTCATAATTATATGTAGGGGCACGGCGCGCCGTGTCCCTACCGGATTACAAAACCTTCGGACAAACCAAAAAGGGATCAACAACGATGCCTGAGAAAAAAAGCGAACTCCTCCTCAACCCATTTTTCCAACGCAATCCCATTGCCCTGCTGGTGCTGGGGATCTGCTCGGCCCTGGCCGTGACCGGCAGCATGGCAACAGCTCTGGTCATGTCGGTCTGCCTTTCGCTGGTGGTGGCCTTTTCCAGCCTGATCATCAGCCTGATCCGCCAGCAGATCCCCAACACCGTGCGCATCGGCATCCAGATTACGGTGATCGCCACCCTGGTTATCCTGGTGGATCAAATCCTCAAGGCCTTTTTCTATGATCTTGCCAAGCAGCTTTCCGTCTATGTGGGCCTGATCATCACTAACTGTATCGTGATGGGCCGGGCAGAGGGCTTTGCCATGAGCCACACGCCGGGCAAGGCCTTTATTGACGGGTTGGGCAACGGCATGGGCTACGGCTTTGTCCTGATGACCGTATCTTTTTGCCGGGAGCTGCTGGGTAGCGGCACCGTCTTCGGCCATGAGGTCCTGCCTCTGGTTGCCGATGGTGGCTGGTATCAGGGCAACGGGTTGATGCTCCTGCCCAGCGGGGCCTTTTTCCTCATCGCCCTGGTGATCTGGGCCCTGCGCACGGTGTACCCCAACCAACAGGAGAAGGATTAATGCTGCATTATTTTGAAATACTGTTCACCTCCCTGTTTATGGAGAACATGGTGCTCTCCTTTTTTCTGGGGATGTGTACCTTTCTGGCGATCTCCAAGCAGATCAATGCGGCTGCCGGTCTGGGCTTTGCCGTGCTTCTGATCCAGACCATCACCGTGCCCATCAATAACCTGATCTACCATTATCTGCTCAAACCGGATGCCCTTTCCTGGGCCGGTTTCCCCGGACTGGACCTGACCTTTCTCGGCTTGCTCATCTACATCGGGGTCATTGCCGCAGTGGTCCAGATCCTGGAAATGGCCCTGGATCGCTTTGCCCCTGCCCTGTACAACACCCTGGGGATTTACCTGCCCCTGCTCACGGTGAATTGCGCCATCCTGGGAGGCAGCCTCTTTATGGTGGAACGCGAATACAGCTTCGGGGAAAGCGTGTTCTACGGCATCGGGTCTGGTGGCGGTTTTCTCCTGGCCGTGGTGGCTCTGGCCGGAATTCGGGAAAAGCTGGAATATGCCGATCCTCCGGCTGGCCTCCAGGGCCTCGGCCTGACCTTTATCACTGCCGGTCTGATGGCCCTGGCCTTTATGGGCCTGGCCGGAATTTCATTTTAAGGGATATCGCGACATGCAGGAAATTATTGCCGCCGTTCTTACCTTTCTCGCTCTCCAGTTTCTCTTGGTCTGCCTGATTGTGCTGGCAAAGAAGAAGCTCCAGCCGGGCGGAGAGGTCACCATTGAGATCAACGACAAAAAGGAGCTCCAGGTCAAGCCGGGGAGCCGTTTACTCACCACCCTGGCCAATGAGGAGATCTTTATCTCCTCGGCCTGCGGCGGTGGAGGCAGCTGCGGGCAATGCCGGGTCACGGTCAAGGAAGGTGGAGGCAGTATCCTGCCCACTGAGCGGGGCTATATCACGCGCCGGGAGGCCAGACAGGGCATGCGACTGGCCTGTCAGGTCCAGGTCAAGCGGGACATGCAGATTGAGGTGCCGCCAGAGATGCTGGAGACCCGGAAATGGCAATGCACGGTGGTCTCCAACGAGAATATCGCCACCTTTATCAAGGAGCTGGTGCTCAAGCTGCCCGAGGGTGAGGAAATGGATTTCCGGCCCGGCGGCTATATCCAGATTGATATCCCGCCTCATGCTCTCTCCTTTAAGAGCTTTGATATTAATAAAAAATTCCTGTCCGACTGGAGCAAGTTCCGCCTGTTTCAGTACAAGTCCAATGTGACCATGCCCATCACCCGTGCCTATTCTATGGCCAACTATCCCGGTGAAAAAGGGCTGCTCAAGCTGGATGTCAAGATCGCCTGTCCGCCTGGCGGCTGCGAAGAGCCACCCCCTCCGGGCAAGGCTTCTTCTTATATCTTTAACCTGAAACCGGGCGATGAGGTCACCATCTCCGGGCCTTACGGGGATTTCTACATCCACGAAGGCAAGCAGGAGATGATCTACGTGGGTGCCGGGGCAGGCATGGCCCCGCTGCGTAGCCAGATCCTGGAGCTGATGAAGGGACGCCATTCCAACCGCAAGATATCCTACTGGTACGGCAGCCGTACTTTGCTGGAGGTTCCCTACCTGGATGACTTTACTGCCCTGTCTGAAAAGTATCCCAATTTCACCTTTCATCTCTGCCTGTCCCGCCCCAAAGAGGAGGATAACTGGACCGGCCCGGTGGGTCATGTCCATAATGTCCTGTACGAGGAATACCTGAAAGACCACGAGGCACCCGAGGATATTCAATACTACACCTGCGGCCCGCCGATGATGACCCGCTCCCTGGTGAAGATGCTGATTGATCTCGGGGTGGAAGAAGATAATATCTATAAGGACGAGTTCGGCGGCTGATGAAAATTCTCTTACTTACCGTTGGAATCAGCTTTCTCGTTATTGTCGGTTGCGCGTTGCTGATTAATTTCAGTAAGCGACGGCAGCGGAAATCCCCGCATGGCTTGACGGGGATGTGCCATAAGAGTGGCGGGGCGGTTTGTGGGAAGTGTGGGGAGCGGGTGAAAAAGGGGGAGATGCTGTAGAGGCAAACCCGTGTGTTCGCCCTTTTATGCCGGACAGACACGCGGGTCCGCCCCTACAATTCCGTCCAGAATCGGAGATTTTAATTTTTGTCGATTTCCTCATTAACGAGGAGTAAAAAGAAAAAGGGAAGAGAGGAAGGTTTGCGTTGTGTAGAGCGAAAAACACTTTTCCGCAGCATAGGGTGGGTGCAATGCCTGCTCTTCTTTCCCTCCCGACATTCCCCTTGACACCCCCCGTCCCCCGCTCTAGGTTGCTTGGCAGAACTTTTTCCCAGTTACTCAACGCATATCCTGAACAGAGGAGCCAAAACCATGAATACTAAAAAACTTATCACATATCTGTCCATCCCGATGGTTTTGATTGGCATCGGTTTGATAGTATGGAACAGTTCCACAGAGAAGGCAAAAGTGGAATCCGTTGATACCAATGATACAACGGAAGATGCTGGAGAGAGTGCCACGGTAGAGATCCCG is drawn from Candidatus Electrothrix aestuarii and contains these coding sequences:
- the nqrE gene encoding NADH:ubiquinone reductase (Na(+)-transporting) subunit E, coding for MLHYFEILFTSLFMENMVLSFFLGMCTFLAISKQINAAAGLGFAVLLIQTITVPINNLIYHYLLKPDALSWAGFPGLDLTFLGLLIYIGVIAAVVQILEMALDRFAPALYNTLGIYLPLLTVNCAILGGSLFMVEREYSFGESVFYGIGSGGGFLLAVVALAGIREKLEYADPPAGLQGLGLTFITAGLMALAFMGLAGISF
- a CDS encoding Na(+)-translocating NADH-quinone reductase subunit C — its product is MDKETSTAAFRAVMVLALVCSVLVAGAAVGLRPLQEANRKLDRKKNILRAADLYQGKGDVEELFQQVETKVVRLADGSFVPPEEIDPAEFDQLGSLQSKETSKKLGKEEDKAGLNRLEKYSLVYLVKKDGQLDKVILPIRGKGLWSTLYGYLALSADLSTIIGITFYEHGETPGLGGEIENPDWQAGWQGKQLYDSNDPNGQPALQVVKGQGKGPHQVDGVSGATLTMKGVNNLMHFWFGEHGFGPFLERFRGVSKK
- a CDS encoding NADH:ubiquinone reductase (Na(+)-transporting) subunit D, whose translation is MPEKKSELLLNPFFQRNPIALLVLGICSALAVTGSMATALVMSVCLSLVVAFSSLIISLIRQQIPNTVRIGIQITVIATLVILVDQILKAFFYDLAKQLSVYVGLIITNCIVMGRAEGFAMSHTPGKAFIDGLGNGMGYGFVLMTVSFCRELLGSGTVFGHEVLPLVADGGWYQGNGLMLLPSGAFFLIALVIWALRTVYPNQQEKD
- the nqrF gene encoding NADH:ubiquinone reductase (Na(+)-transporting) subunit F, whose amino-acid sequence is MQEIIAAVLTFLALQFLLVCLIVLAKKKLQPGGEVTIEINDKKELQVKPGSRLLTTLANEEIFISSACGGGGSCGQCRVTVKEGGGSILPTERGYITRREARQGMRLACQVQVKRDMQIEVPPEMLETRKWQCTVVSNENIATFIKELVLKLPEGEEMDFRPGGYIQIDIPPHALSFKSFDINKKFLSDWSKFRLFQYKSNVTMPITRAYSMANYPGEKGLLKLDVKIACPPGGCEEPPPPGKASSYIFNLKPGDEVTISGPYGDFYIHEGKQEMIYVGAGAGMAPLRSQILELMKGRHSNRKISYWYGSRTLLEVPYLDDFTALSEKYPNFTFHLCLSRPKEEDNWTGPVGHVHNVLYEEYLKDHEAPEDIQYYTCGPPMMTRSLVKMLIDLGVEEDNIYKDEFGG